In Cytophagales bacterium, the following are encoded in one genomic region:
- a CDS encoding FtsX-like permease family protein, giving the protein MISGTNLRVAGVHLTSRVKQALVAMLSVTFGISMYIFMNSFMTGVNDIQTEMAFSTLAHVRVYNDLPEDQSNLLAQAHKTGTAINIRNARVIQYTEGIRNAAEIIQILENDPALYGIAPQVNINVFFRNGATKINGTMSGVEAYREDQLFETSTYMTIGNWNDIHSRGDGMIIGTGLAKRLSVKQGDRVQVQTSEGVSRSFEVLGLIETSIAGVDNSKAYLHINSARQLISQHHGYATDIQVNLKDFEASNAFATQYDRLIPYKVESWKTANGQLDAGNELRNIIAIAVSLTILLVAGFGIYNIMNMTVNEKIKDIAILKAMGFEGRDIVEIFLTQSVIIGICGGIVGVILGYVISVIVDHTSFNIAMLETLPIAYEVQDYAMAFLFGLITTFLAGYLPAKKASKVDPVEIIRG; this is encoded by the coding sequence ATGATTTCCGGAACGAACCTCAGGGTAGCCGGTGTGCACCTTACTTCAAGGGTTAAACAAGCGCTGGTAGCCATGTTGAGTGTGACATTTGGTATCTCCATGTACATTTTCATGAACAGCTTCATGACTGGTGTGAATGACATTCAGACGGAGATGGCGTTCAGTACCCTGGCTCATGTTCGGGTTTACAATGATTTGCCCGAAGACCAATCCAATTTATTGGCACAGGCACATAAGACAGGAACAGCCATAAATATTCGAAATGCACGTGTCATCCAGTACACAGAGGGCATTAGGAATGCTGCAGAGATCATCCAAATCCTTGAAAACGACCCTGCTTTGTATGGAATTGCTCCACAGGTGAATATCAATGTCTTTTTCCGAAATGGTGCAACCAAAATCAATGGGACCATGTCCGGTGTGGAAGCTTATCGGGAAGATCAACTCTTTGAAACTTCTACTTACATGACTATTGGGAATTGGAATGATATACACAGTCGAGGAGATGGGATGATCATAGGAACCGGCCTTGCCAAAAGGTTGAGCGTTAAGCAAGGTGATCGTGTTCAGGTACAGACATCTGAAGGAGTCAGTAGAAGTTTTGAAGTTCTGGGATTGATAGAGACATCCATTGCGGGAGTAGATAACAGTAAAGCCTATCTACATATCAATTCAGCACGACAACTGATTTCACAACATCATGGCTATGCAACAGACATTCAGGTCAATTTGAAAGATTTTGAAGCCTCAAATGCTTTTGCAACCCAATATGATCGACTGATTCCATATAAGGTGGAGTCCTGGAAAACTGCAAATGGTCAATTGGATGCTGGTAATGAACTAAGAAACATCATTGCGATTGCTGTATCTCTCACGATTCTGTTAGTGGCAGGATTTGGGATTTACAACATCATGAACATGACGGTCAATGAAAAGATCAAGGACATTGCCATCTTGAAAGCCATGGGATTTGAAGGACGAGACATTGTAGAGATCTTTTTGACGCAATCAGTCATTATTGGTATTTGTGGTGGGATCGTGGGGGTTATTTTGGGATATGTGATCTCAGTGATCGTAGATCACACCAGCTTCAATATTGCCATGCTGGAGACCCTTCCAATCGCCTATGAGGTGCAAGATTACGCAATGGCGTTTCTTTTTGGTTTGATCACGACCTTTTTGGCGGGTTACCTGCCAGCAAAGAAAGCTTCAAAAGTAGACCCGGTAGAAATCATAAGAGGATGA
- a CDS encoding HlyD family efflux transporter periplasmic adaptor subunit, translating to MNTLNRFHFLISAILGTFFIGCQPNETTQPVSQDLIDAVFASGYVTTAHEYLVTANAEGFLLTALVEEGDQVKKGDQLFVISNNVQTEQLQNAQANYEFAKDRLQPNSPEIQQSQLRWEQSQWQLESDEKNYKRYQQLVKTGAVSQVEFDRVEVQYENARRNVAIAQKSHEDLLANLQLNLDNARTQLIVEQEKNGDYVLTAAIDGMVISVHEQEGALVRRGSPVAKIGGGLHMVKLFVAEEDVNLLETGQTTYISLNTDKANLYQAEISRVFPSFDEQEQSFLAEAQFVEKPSKLFSNTQLQANIVVAEKKDVITVPTTFLLKGDSVLLKDKKKVAVEVGIRNPDWVEVVQGLSVDQTLLLPNFKEL from the coding sequence ATGAATACTTTAAATAGATTTCACTTTCTTATTTCGGCCATATTGGGGACCTTCTTCATCGGCTGTCAGCCCAATGAGACGACTCAGCCGGTGAGCCAGGACCTGATTGATGCAGTTTTCGCCAGCGGCTATGTGACAACAGCACATGAGTACCTCGTGACAGCCAATGCAGAAGGTTTTTTATTAACTGCTTTGGTAGAGGAGGGCGATCAGGTGAAGAAGGGAGACCAATTGTTTGTCATTTCAAACAATGTCCAGACCGAGCAATTGCAGAATGCACAGGCTAACTACGAATTTGCCAAAGATCGATTGCAGCCCAATTCGCCGGAAATCCAACAATCACAATTGAGGTGGGAACAGTCTCAGTGGCAGCTGGAGTCGGATGAGAAGAATTATAAGCGCTACCAGCAGTTGGTAAAAACAGGCGCCGTATCCCAAGTAGAATTTGATCGGGTAGAGGTGCAATACGAAAATGCCAGACGCAATGTGGCTATTGCTCAGAAGTCACATGAGGACTTGTTGGCTAATCTGCAATTGAACCTCGATAATGCCAGGACTCAATTAATAGTCGAGCAGGAAAAAAATGGTGATTATGTCCTGACGGCTGCGATCGATGGAATGGTCATCTCCGTACACGAACAGGAAGGAGCACTGGTTCGAAGAGGGAGTCCTGTCGCCAAAATAGGAGGGGGATTGCACATGGTAAAGCTTTTTGTCGCTGAAGAAGATGTCAATCTCCTTGAAACTGGCCAAACAACTTACATTTCGTTGAATACGGATAAAGCCAATTTGTATCAAGCTGAAATTTCCAGGGTATTTCCGTCCTTTGATGAACAAGAGCAATCTTTTTTGGCAGAAGCACAGTTTGTGGAAAAGCCATCGAAGTTGTTTTCCAACACCCAGCTTCAGGCCAACATTGTCGTAGCGGAGAAAAAGGACGTGATCACCGTTCCCACTACCTTCTTGTTAAAAGGAGATAGCGTTTTATTGAAGGATAAGAAGAAAGTAGCCGTAGAGGTAGGTATTCGGAATCCGGATTGGGTGGAAGTTGTGCAAGGATTATCTGTAGATCAGACTCTGCTTCTACCAAACTTCAAGGAATTATGA
- a CDS encoding TolC family protein, with protein sequence MIRLIKIGLLLLGCCSWGLAQEVKQLHTVEDALELAASKNPDLEVFKLQVKQSRVDMQAAKKHRLPTVNASFSGQNNRSLATTPLPGEIFGQPGEVVNAQFGQPYNYNAGITVSKSVLDMGNRVEAKVATAAHDLQQLEQGAYEQKLTYQTAYYYYLLLITNKATQLNQQDTALMDSILAISRQKREKGLINQTSFLQAKILANTARENLSSSHARQQEYALQLKLLLGQSDHVQLQLEEELDVQSINQVSAEMGQDQELMTTKAEVELADLRVRQSKTAFLPKLTLESYFGQQQFREEFGLSMRADDWSAYSYLGISLQVPLFTGFKNKNNLKSAQLAAQIATKRFENQEQTTAFQDKMLLQNFIASKDRVVFAEENFELYQESVGLSLQQFEQGLIGLDEHLSKVEDLLKAEQHYLNALTTFYSYYATIRSRKS encoded by the coding sequence ATGATAAGACTCATTAAAATTGGATTGCTTCTTCTCGGCTGTTGTTCGTGGGGACTGGCTCAGGAAGTCAAGCAGCTGCATACCGTAGAAGATGCCCTTGAATTGGCAGCTTCGAAGAATCCGGACCTGGAAGTATTTAAGTTACAGGTGAAACAATCAAGGGTGGACATGCAAGCAGCAAAAAAACACCGATTACCCACCGTCAACGCCAGTTTCTCGGGTCAAAATAACCGGTCATTGGCAACAACACCATTGCCGGGAGAAATATTCGGCCAACCAGGGGAAGTAGTAAACGCACAGTTTGGGCAGCCCTACAACTACAATGCAGGTATCACGGTCTCTAAGTCTGTTTTGGATATGGGTAACCGGGTCGAAGCGAAGGTGGCTACAGCAGCGCATGATTTGCAACAACTTGAGCAAGGCGCGTACGAACAAAAACTAACTTATCAGACAGCTTATTACTATTATCTGCTGTTGATTACCAATAAAGCAACACAGTTGAATCAGCAGGATACGGCACTGATGGACAGTATTTTGGCTATTTCTCGACAAAAACGAGAAAAAGGACTGATCAATCAAACAAGCTTTTTACAAGCAAAAATTTTGGCCAATACAGCCAGAGAAAACCTAAGCAGTTCGCACGCCCGTCAGCAAGAATATGCGCTGCAATTGAAATTATTGTTAGGGCAATCTGACCATGTACAACTGCAGCTAGAGGAGGAATTGGATGTTCAGTCCATTAATCAGGTAAGCGCGGAGATGGGGCAAGATCAGGAGCTTATGACCACCAAGGCAGAAGTGGAATTAGCTGACCTTCGGGTCCGGCAAAGCAAAACGGCATTCCTTCCTAAGCTTACCCTGGAATCCTATTTTGGGCAACAACAATTTCGCGAGGAATTTGGTCTGTCGATGCGTGCGGATGACTGGTCAGCCTACAGCTACCTGGGGATCAGTTTACAAGTACCATTGTTTACAGGGTTTAAAAACAAAAACAACCTGAAAAGCGCTCAGTTAGCTGCCCAAATCGCTACTAAACGCTTTGAAAATCAGGAACAAACCACCGCATTTCAAGACAAGATGCTGTTGCAAAACTTCATCGCAAGCAAAGACCGGGTTGTCTTTGCAGAGGAAAACTTTGAATTGTATCAAGAGTCAGTAGGGTTGTCACTACAGCAATTCGAGCAGGGGTTAATTGGCCTGGATGAGCACCTGTCTAAGGTTGAAGACCTTTTGAAAGCCGAGCAGCATTACCTAAATGCATTGACCACTTTCTATAGTTATTATGCCACCATACGTTCCAGAAAATCATGA
- a CDS encoding DUF2147 domain-containing protein codes for MRKLLMIPFLLVLGTQIQAQDDIKGIWMTQEANSKIEIYEKEGQCFGKIVWLKEPNDRKGNPKTDQNNPDKSLRGREILGSDMLTELKYEQGAWRGKIYAARKGRTLDVAIRTRSTDVLDLEVSVRGFSRTQQWSRDTL; via the coding sequence ATGAGAAAATTATTGATGATTCCCTTTTTATTGGTGCTTGGTACCCAAATCCAGGCACAGGATGATATCAAAGGCATTTGGATGACCCAGGAGGCCAACAGTAAGATAGAGATCTATGAAAAAGAAGGCCAGTGCTTTGGCAAGATTGTTTGGCTGAAGGAGCCCAATGACCGAAAAGGAAACCCAAAAACAGATCAGAACAATCCGGATAAGTCACTGAGAGGCCGCGAGATATTAGGAAGTGATATGTTGACGGAATTGAAGTATGAACAAGGTGCCTGGCGCGGGAAGATTTATGCAGCACGGAAAGGACGTACCCTGGATGTTGCCATTCGAACCCGAAGTACTGACGTGTTGGACCTGGAAGTATCTGTTCGGGGATTTAGTCGAACACAGCAATGGTCGCGAGACACTTTGTGA